The genome window GTTGGGCACGCTGGGCCGTCTGGGGGCGGGCTACGGGCTGGCATTGACGGCGGGTATCGGTTTCGGGCTGGTGGCAGCGGTGCTGTTCTTCTTCCGTGAAGTCCTGCGCAGCGCCATCGTCATTCTGCAATCGATTCCGTCGATTGCCTGGGTGCCGCTGTTCCTGATCGTGATGGGTTTTGGCAATACGCCGATCATTGTGGTGGTGGCGTTGTCGGCATTTTTCCCTGCCGCACTCAGCGTGATGAACGCAACGGAATCGGTCCAGCGCGTGCATGTCTCTGCCGCGCGCGTGATGGGCGCCACGCGCTGGGGGCTGGTCAAACGCGTGTACCTGCCGGCCGTCATGCCGGAGCTGATCACGGGCGCGCAGCTCGCGTTTGGCAACGCCTGGCGTGCGCTGATCTCGGCCGAAATGCTGATTGGCTTTGGCAAGGGCCTGGGCCGTTCGCTGGCTTATTCGGGCGAGATTGCCGACATGACCGGCGTCATGACCAACATCCTCGTCATCGCCGTGCTGGCTGCGCTGATCGACCAGTTTGTGCTTGAAAACCTGAAACACCGCCTGCTGCGGTATCAATACGTTTAGGCCCGCCATGATGCGCCGCGTCCGCCTGTTTGCCGTCATCGCTGCATTGGTTAGCGCAAGTAGCGTGCAAGCGCAGCCTGACGCCTTTGCTGCCGCGCGGGCGCGCGGCGAGCTGGTCGTGGGCGTGCCCTATCTGGCGCCTCCGCCAGCGGCAGGCGCCAAGATCCGCACTCCCGACGGGCTGGACGCCAACATGGCGGAAAAGCTTGGGTCAAGTCTGGGTTTGCCTGTTCGCTTGCAGCAAGTAACGCCGGACCAAGCTGGTGCGGCGTTGGCGGCAGGCCAGGTTGATGTGGTGCTGGCTGATCGCGATGGCAGTCAGCCTCAATCCGTGGCGGAGTTGCCGACGGGTTATGGCGCACGCCCCAAGGCTTTGATCCGTAGCGATACCCGCCTGCGCAAGCCGGGCGATGCGCGCGGGCATACGGTTTGCATGGCCGAGGCGGCTACGGCATCCAAGGCTCTGGCTGAAAGCTGGGGCGCGGTGGTGCGCACCTATCGCGTGCCCTCCGACGCGCTGGTCGCGGTCCGCGAAGGCACCTGCGATATCGGTCTGGTGGACGATGCGGTGTGGGAGCCTCTGGTCCGCTTTCCTGAATGGAAAAAGTTCTCTTCCACCTTGGCTGCCGATGGCGTTCGTCGAGAGCGCGTTTGGCTGCTGCCTGCAAGCGACGCAGCTGGCCGGACTTGGGTGGCAGACCAAATGAAGGCTTGGAACCGCTCCGATGCCTGGAAGACGATGACGGCAAAATGGGCGCGCGACGTGGCGTTTGACGTTTACCTGGATCAAGAAGTGCCAGACTGCCACGGCTGACGCGCTGGGCCAGCACTTACAATGCCGGGCATGACGCATACGTTGACCGCTCCTTGCTCGTACCAGGAAGACATCAAGAAAAGCCGCTTTATCGCGCACGCAGCCCCGGTTGCGACCGTGGACGAAGCCATGCGCTTTTTTGCTGGCCACAACGAGCCAGAAGCCACCCACAACTGCTGGGCCTACCGCATCGGCCAGGAATATCGCTTCAATGACGACGGCGAACCCGGCGGCACAGCGGGCCGGCCCATCTTGCAGGCCATAGAAGGGCAGGACATGGACCGCGTGGCGGTGCTGGTGGTGCGCTGGTATGGCGGCATCAAACTTGGCGCAGGCGGACTGGTGCGTGCGTACGGGGGCTGCGCAGCCAATTGTTTGCGCCTTGCCGAAAGGACCGAGATTGTCGATTTGGCCACTGTCACGTGCGCCTGCGGTTTTGCGGAATTGGCGCTGTTGAAGTCACGCCTGGCGCAGGCGGGCGCCACGATTCAACAAGAAGAATTCAATGCAGATGGCGTGACGCTGTGCTTCGTGGTGCCGCGCACCGCGGTGAGTGACCTTGAGGTCACTGTGGCGAACATTACGCGCGGGCGCTCCGCTTGGGAGCTGGTGTCATAAAGCAAGGGGCCCGATGGGCCCCTTGATGGTTTATGCGCTTTGGCTGTCTTGCGCCGCTGCGATTTCCTGGTGGACCTTTTCCATGTCCACTTCCTTGATCTTCGCAAGCAACTCGTTCAACTGCCCGCCCGACAAGGCGCCGGGTTGCGAGAACAGCAGAACCTTCTCACGGAAGACCATAAGCGTGGGAATCGAGCGGATGCCCAGGGCGCCGGCCAGTTCCTGTTCGACATCCGTGTTCACTTTGGCAAACGTGACGTCGGCGTGTTCGGCTGCGGCCTGTTCAAAGACGGGCGCAAAGCCGCGACACGGGCCGCACCAGGGAGCCCAGAAGTCGACGATCAAGGTGCCGTCAGGGGTGATAGCGTCCTGGAAGCTGTCTTTGGTGAGTTCAACAATACTCATTTTGGATCCTTGCCGCGTGTGGCGGCACAAAAAAAGGCGGTGTCAGAGACCTGGGGTGTTCCTGCCCCGGACCTGAATGGGCGACGCTTTGATTGCCGGATGCTTAGAACGTAGGAACTGATAAGTCCATAGTAGAGCGGGCAATGGTCGCGTCGCAATGGTTGGCGCTTGGAAGAGCGCAGTCAGCGGTGCTTGGACCGCGGTTTTTATAGAGAATCAGCCGTCGTTCTTTAGCGAGGCCACGATTTCGAAAGAGCGCAGGCGGTCCGCCAGATCAAAAAAGTCAGACACGATCATGACTTCGTCGGCCTCGGTCTCGGCCACCAGGGCCTCCAGGCGGCGTTTGACCGTATCGGGGCCGCCCACAATGGCGGCGCCCAATCTTTGATGGACAGCTTCTTGCTCCCATTCGTTCCACAAACCGTCCATGCTGTCGACAGGAGGCTGCAATTGCAGCCGGTTGCCTCGGACCAGCGACAGGAATTTCAACTGCTGGGTGGTCGCTTGACGGCGCGCGGCTTCGTCGGTTTCGGCGGCAATAACGGGTACGCCGATCATGGAGTAGGGGCGGGCCAACGTGGCCGAAGGCTTGAACAAGTGCTTGTACAGACGCATTGCCGCCATGCCCTCGGGCGAGAAATGACCCGCGAACGAGAACGGCAGCCCAAGCTCGGCAGCCAAACGGGCGCTGAAATCGCTGGACCCCAACAACCAGATTGGAACGTTCAAGCCTTCGCCGGGGATCGCACGCACGGGTTGACCTGGCCGCGAGGGCGCCAGAAAACCGCGCAATTCTTCGACCAGGGCGGGGAATTCCAGGCCGCTGCGGGGGCCGCGGCGCAATGCATGCTGGGTGGCTCCATCGCTACCGGGCGCGCGGCCCAGGCCTAGGTCGATCCGGCCCGGATACAGCGTTTCCAGGGTGCCAAACTGCTCGGCAATGATCAGGGGGGCGTGATTGGGCAGCATGATGCCGCCAGAACCCACGCGCAGCGTCTTCGTGTGCGAGGCCACATGGCCAATCAGCACGGCGGTCGCGCTGCTGGCGATGCCATTGATGTTGTGGTGCTCGGCCAGCCAGAAACGGTTGTAGCCCAAGCGTTCGACATGCTGGGCTACCGCCACCGTATTGCGGAAGGCGTCGGCCGCGTCGCGTCCCTGCACAATGGGGGCCAGGTCCAGAACGGAAAAGGGAATGCTTGCCAGACGGCTCATGCCAGTCGCTCCAGGAGGGATTGTTCTATGGGGGGGGCGGCACAGGCCGGCAGCGCGGGGACAAAGCGGGTAAGGCGCAAGGT of Achromobacter seleniivolatilans contains these proteins:
- a CDS encoding ABC transporter permease, yielding MSSSTRVTGARKHLAGVLGVLFILALWQLAAFALPDFLMPGVPAVVERLFEDLGKQSFHQSLLGTLGRLGAGYGLALTAGIGFGLVAAVLFFFREVLRSAIVILQSIPSIAWVPLFLIVMGFGNTPIIVVVALSAFFPAALSVMNATESVQRVHVSAARVMGATRWGLVKRVYLPAVMPELITGAQLAFGNAWRALISAEMLIGFGKGLGRSLAYSGEIADMTGVMTNILVIAVLAALIDQFVLENLKHRLLRYQYV
- a CDS encoding transporter substrate-binding domain-containing protein; this translates as MMRRVRLFAVIAALVSASSVQAQPDAFAAARARGELVVGVPYLAPPPAAGAKIRTPDGLDANMAEKLGSSLGLPVRLQQVTPDQAGAALAAGQVDVVLADRDGSQPQSVAELPTGYGARPKALIRSDTRLRKPGDARGHTVCMAEAATASKALAESWGAVVRTYRVPSDALVAVREGTCDIGLVDDAVWEPLVRFPEWKKFSSTLAADGVRRERVWLLPASDAAGRTWVADQMKAWNRSDAWKTMTAKWARDVAFDVYLDQEVPDCHG
- a CDS encoding IMPACT family protein → MTHTLTAPCSYQEDIKKSRFIAHAAPVATVDEAMRFFAGHNEPEATHNCWAYRIGQEYRFNDDGEPGGTAGRPILQAIEGQDMDRVAVLVVRWYGGIKLGAGGLVRAYGGCAANCLRLAERTEIVDLATVTCACGFAELALLKSRLAQAGATIQQEEFNADGVTLCFVVPRTAVSDLEVTVANITRGRSAWELVS
- a CDS encoding thioredoxin family protein, producing the protein MSIVELTKDSFQDAITPDGTLIVDFWAPWCGPCRGFAPVFEQAAAEHADVTFAKVNTDVEQELAGALGIRSIPTLMVFREKVLLFSQPGALSGGQLNELLAKIKEVDMEKVHQEIAAAQDSQSA
- a CDS encoding LLM class flavin-dependent oxidoreductase — protein: MSRLASIPFSVLDLAPIVQGRDAADAFRNTVAVAQHVERLGYNRFWLAEHHNINGIASSATAVLIGHVASHTKTLRVGSGGIMLPNHAPLIIAEQFGTLETLYPGRIDLGLGRAPGSDGATQHALRRGPRSGLEFPALVEELRGFLAPSRPGQPVRAIPGEGLNVPIWLLGSSDFSARLAAELGLPFSFAGHFSPEGMAAMRLYKHLFKPSATLARPYSMIGVPVIAAETDEAARRQATTQQLKFLSLVRGNRLQLQPPVDSMDGLWNEWEQEAVHQRLGAAIVGGPDTVKRRLEALVAETEADEVMIVSDFFDLADRLRSFEIVASLKNDG